From the Candidatus Zixiibacteriota bacterium genome, one window contains:
- the nuoF gene encoding NADH-quinone oxidoreductase subunit NuoF produces MLKLVTKNIGVENSHTLAVAREHGAYSRTAKALAMSPDDLVQEVIQSNLRGLGGAGFPAGRKWSFLPKDSPKPRYLVVNGDEGEPGTCKDKYIMIHDPHLLLEGIIIACWAIRSHKAFIYIRGEYDLPITRMEAAIAEAKAAGILGEKVMGHDFALDVVVHRGAGAYICGEETALLESLEGKRGWPRLKPPFPAVEGYMRCPTIVNNVETLSYVPFVVEMGGPAFAALGCERNGGLRMHTVSGRVNRPGVYELPVGTSLREIIYTHAGGIVGGRALKAVIPGGSSSPVLTADEIDVPMDFDSLAKIGSMAGSAGIIVFDETVSMVEALQVLIRFYAHESCGQCTPCREGTAWLEKIVTRILDQGGQPGDADNMLRIARNIMGNTICPLGDAAALPVISFVTKFRSEFEVWINKGRPVASIPLRPTHIGEPAMAS; encoded by the coding sequence ATGTTGAAGCTCGTTACCAAGAACATCGGGGTTGAGAACTCGCACACGCTGGCGGTGGCGCGAGAGCATGGTGCCTATTCGCGGACCGCCAAGGCGCTGGCGATGAGTCCCGATGACCTCGTGCAGGAGGTCATCCAATCGAACCTGCGCGGTCTCGGCGGGGCCGGTTTCCCGGCGGGACGCAAGTGGAGCTTCCTCCCGAAGGATTCGCCCAAGCCGCGTTATCTCGTGGTCAATGGCGATGAGGGTGAACCGGGGACTTGCAAAGACAAATACATCATGATCCACGACCCGCACCTGTTGCTCGAGGGGATCATCATCGCCTGCTGGGCCATCCGTTCCCACAAGGCGTTCATTTACATCCGCGGCGAGTACGATCTGCCCATCACGCGCATGGAGGCGGCGATTGCGGAGGCGAAGGCCGCCGGCATTCTCGGCGAGAAGGTGATGGGGCATGACTTCGCTCTCGACGTCGTCGTGCATCGCGGCGCCGGCGCCTACATCTGCGGCGAAGAGACCGCCCTTCTGGAATCACTGGAGGGCAAACGCGGCTGGCCGCGTCTGAAACCCCCCTTCCCCGCCGTGGAAGGGTATATGCGCTGCCCCACCATCGTGAACAACGTCGAGACGCTCTCCTATGTCCCCTTCGTGGTCGAGATGGGAGGACCGGCATTCGCCGCCCTGGGGTGCGAACGCAATGGCGGCCTGCGGATGCACACTGTCTCAGGGCGTGTGAACCGTCCCGGCGTGTACGAGTTGCCGGTTGGGACATCTCTACGGGAGATCATCTACACGCACGCGGGCGGAATCGTCGGCGGACGCGCATTGAAAGCAGTCATTCCCGGGGGATCGTCATCGCCGGTCCTCACCGCCGATGAGATCGATGTGCCTATGGATTTCGATTCATTGGCCAAGATCGGCTCGATGGCCGGGTCAGCGGGGATCATCGTCTTTGATGAGACCGTTTCGATGGTCGAGGCGCTGCAGGTTCTGATTCGCTTCTACGCGCACGAGTCATGCGGACAGTGCACCCCCTGCCGTGAAGGGACCGCCTGGCTGGAGAAGATCGTCACGCGCATCCTGGATCAGGGCGGGCAACCGGGCGACGCCGACAACATGCTGCGCATCGCTCGCAACATCATGGGCAACACGATCTGCCCCCTGGGGGATGCCGCGGCACTCCCGGTGATCAGTTTCGTCACCAAATTCCGTTCCGAGTTCGAAGTGTGGATCAACAAAGGACGCCCGGTGGCATCGATCCCGCTGCGCCCGACCCACATCGGCGAGCCGGCGATGGCGTCTTGA
- a CDS encoding NAD(P)H-dependent oxidoreductase subunit E: MIVNSQSATSPQVIDCGAVDHTGPVSWSATARQEVETIIARYPDRRSATLPVLWLAVREFGWISHQVELITAEVLMRPLDEIHEVVTFYTMFPRRPLGRHQIEICRNISCWLAGAVNLRDYLKQRLGIGPGETTADGKFTLSEVECLAYCECAPALRFDDRYVGNLTRESIDRLLAEAE, from the coding sequence ATGATCGTGAATTCGCAGTCGGCAACGTCCCCCCAAGTCATCGACTGCGGCGCCGTGGATCACACTGGTCCGGTATCTTGGTCTGCAACGGCACGGCAGGAAGTCGAAACGATCATCGCCCGCTATCCCGATCGTCGTTCGGCAACCCTGCCGGTCCTGTGGCTGGCGGTGCGCGAGTTTGGGTGGATTTCGCATCAGGTGGAGCTGATCACGGCCGAGGTCCTGATGCGACCCCTCGATGAAATACATGAAGTTGTCACCTTCTACACCATGTTCCCGCGCCGCCCCTTGGGACGGCACCAGATTGAAATCTGCCGCAACATCTCCTGCTGGCTGGCGGGGGCGGTGAATCTGAGGGACTATCTGAAACAGAGATTGGGGATCGGACCCGGCGAAACCACGGCCGATGGGAAGTTCACCCTGTCGGAGGTCGAATGCCTCGCCTATTGCGAGTGCGCTCCGGCGTTGCGGTTTGATGATCGCTATGTGGGGAACCTGACACGCGAGTCGATTGACCGTTTGCTGGCGGAGGCGGAGTAG
- a CDS encoding NADH-quinone oxidoreductase subunit D, with amino-acid sequence MNPPTFPSIPVETTPSVPGTLTQRVMLLNMGPSHPAMHGVIRIVLALDGERVEDADIEIGYLHRAFEKECEVVGWGQAFPYTDRLNYVSPLINNVCYAMGVEKLLDIHPTERCAYIRVIISEISRITDHLTCIAACAMEMGAMTPFIYLMKAREYLYELVEELTGARLTVSYVRVGGVKADLPAGWLERLDKALDLVAIEMEEVDRLLTRNRIFIDRTKNVGKVSSDVAWSLGFTGPVLRSTGRARDLRKDEPYLVYDRLDFDVPVGTVGDNYDRYLVRMEEMRQSTRLIRQAIRQIPGGAVQVDAAGHPLTGAQMVDAAKMGMTADLLLRTVRPDPTLEGTDKTSAHRVNAPDKTTVLPPKEDTYGNIEGLMNHFMLIMEGEGIKPPPGEIYIANEAANGELGFYMVSDGSGRAYRVHCRPPCYYLMQGMDRMIKGDMIADVIATFGTINMIAGELDR; translated from the coding sequence ATGAATCCTCCAACATTCCCATCCATCCCCGTCGAGACCACCCCGTCGGTCCCCGGCACGCTCACCCAGCGGGTGATGCTCCTCAACATGGGGCCATCGCATCCGGCGATGCACGGTGTCATCCGCATCGTGCTGGCGCTCGATGGGGAACGGGTCGAGGATGCCGACATCGAGATCGGATATCTGCACCGCGCGTTCGAGAAAGAGTGCGAAGTCGTCGGCTGGGGACAGGCCTTCCCCTACACTGACCGGCTCAACTACGTCTCCCCGCTCATCAACAACGTCTGCTATGCGATGGGCGTGGAGAAGCTCTTGGACATTCACCCGACCGAGCGCTGTGCGTATATCCGCGTGATCATCTCCGAGATCTCGCGCATCACCGACCACTTGACCTGCATCGCCGCCTGCGCCATGGAGATGGGGGCGATGACGCCGTTCATCTATCTGATGAAGGCGCGCGAGTACCTCTATGAGCTGGTGGAGGAACTGACCGGCGCCCGGCTGACGGTCTCGTATGTCCGTGTCGGTGGCGTGAAGGCGGATCTTCCCGCCGGGTGGCTGGAGCGGCTCGACAAGGCGCTCGATCTGGTGGCCATCGAGATGGAGGAAGTGGACCGACTGTTGACGCGCAACCGCATCTTCATCGATCGCACCAAGAACGTGGGGAAGGTTTCATCCGATGTGGCCTGGTCGCTCGGGTTCACCGGGCCGGTGCTGCGCTCCACCGGACGCGCGCGTGATCTGCGCAAGGACGAGCCCTATCTCGTTTATGATCGACTCGACTTCGATGTTCCGGTCGGCACCGTCGGCGACAACTATGACCGCTATCTGGTCCGCATGGAGGAGATGCGCCAGTCGACGCGTCTGATCCGCCAGGCGATCCGGCAGATCCCCGGTGGGGCGGTGCAGGTGGATGCGGCGGGACATCCCCTGACCGGGGCCCAGATGGTCGACGCCGCCAAGATGGGGATGACCGCCGATCTGCTGCTGCGCACGGTCCGTCCCGACCCCACGCTCGAAGGGACCGACAAGACTTCCGCCCATCGCGTGAATGCCCCCGACAAGACCACCGTGCTACCGCCGAAGGAGGACACCTACGGCAACATCGAAGGTCTGATGAACCACTTCATGCTGATCATGGAGGGAGAGGGAATCAAGCCGCCGCCGGGCGAAATCTACATCGCCAATGAGGCCGCCAACGGCGAACTGGGATTCTACATGGTCTCTGACGGCAGCGGCCGCGCCTATCGGGTCCACTGCCGTCCGCCATGCTACTATCTCATGCAGGGGATGGATCGCATGATCAAAGGCGACATGATCGCCGATGTCATCGCGACCTTCGGGACAATCAACATGATCGCCGGGGAGCTGGATCGATGA
- a CDS encoding NADH-quinone oxidoreductase subunit C has product MTNGDSSYPVTERLRARCGDGVIECHAHRGDETIVVRADCYHQAVQFLHDDPECDFDFLSDLTAVDRWKLRQSPRFEIILHLYSSRRNARIRLKTRAQDDAAPTVDSIVDVYPAANWPEREVWDMFGVRFAGHPNLKRILMYEEFVGHPLRKDYPVNKRQPLVEERHIPDDRAGMMF; this is encoded by the coding sequence ATGACGAACGGTGACTCCTCATACCCGGTGACCGAACGTCTGCGCGCCCGATGCGGCGACGGCGTGATCGAGTGTCATGCGCACCGCGGCGATGAGACCATCGTCGTACGCGCAGACTGTTACCATCAGGCGGTTCAGTTCCTGCACGATGATCCGGAGTGCGATTTCGATTTCCTCTCGGACTTGACGGCGGTCGACCGATGGAAGCTGCGGCAGTCGCCGCGATTCGAGATTATCCTGCATCTGTATTCCTCGCGTCGCAATGCGCGCATCCGTCTGAAAACACGCGCACAAGACGATGCGGCGCCGACGGTGGATTCGATCGTCGATGTCTACCCCGCCGCCAATTGGCCGGAACGGGAGGTCTGGGACATGTTCGGGGTCCGGTTCGCCGGCCATCCGAATCTGAAGCGCATCCTCATGTACGAGGAGTTTGTCGGCCACCCCCTGCGCAAGGACTATCCGGTGAACAAACGCCAGCCCCTCGTCGAGGAACGGCACATCCCGGACGACCGGGCGGGGATGATGTTCTGA
- a CDS encoding NADH-quinone oxidoreductase subunit B yields MAVDSQGPGFFTSRLSDGIAWARKWSLFPYPFVTACCGMEYMSVSSAHYDLDRFGAAWPRFSPRQADLLMVVGTISQKMAPILRMVHEQMCDPKWVIAFGVCTCTGGFYDNYATVQGIDRIIPVDCYIPGCPPRPETVLDALMKLQANIQASRHTLTGSVQRPPRH; encoded by the coding sequence GTGGCAGTAGACAGCCAGGGACCCGGCTTTTTCACGTCGCGGCTGTCCGACGGGATCGCCTGGGCGCGCAAGTGGTCGCTGTTCCCCTATCCGTTCGTGACCGCCTGCTGCGGCATGGAGTACATGTCGGTCTCCTCGGCGCACTATGATCTGGACCGCTTCGGCGCGGCCTGGCCGCGCTTCTCGCCACGGCAGGCCGATCTCTTGATGGTGGTGGGGACGATCTCCCAGAAGATGGCGCCGATCCTGCGCATGGTGCACGAACAGATGTGTGATCCCAAGTGGGTGATCGCCTTCGGCGTCTGCACCTGCACCGGCGGATTCTACGACAACTATGCCACCGTGCAGGGGATTGACCGGATCATCCCGGTGGATTGCTACATTCCCGGCTGCCCACCCCGGCCGGAGACCGTGCTCGACGCCCTGATGAAGCTGCAGGCGAATATCCAGGCCTCGCGCCACACACTGACCGGGAGTGTACAGAGACCCCCAAGGCACTGA
- the ndhC gene encoding NADH-quinone oxidoreductase subunit A, whose product MGHYWPLLIIIAFVAVVVGAMWALGVWLGPKTRTAVKQRPFECGVVPFESPGRPFGVKFYLVAILFVIFDIDLAFLFPWAVVFREIGAPAFYSMVVFIGILAVALWYVWKKGALKWQ is encoded by the coding sequence ATCGGTCACTACTGGCCGCTTCTGATCATCATCGCGTTCGTGGCCGTGGTGGTCGGCGCGATGTGGGCGCTTGGGGTCTGGCTGGGTCCCAAGACACGGACCGCGGTCAAGCAACGGCCGTTCGAATGCGGCGTCGTGCCGTTTGAGTCGCCGGGTCGTCCCTTTGGCGTCAAGTTCTACCTTGTCGCCATTCTGTTCGTGATCTTCGATATCGATCTGGCGTTCCTGTTCCCTTGGGCCGTCGTGTTCCGGGAGATCGGGGCCCCTGCGTTCTATTCGATGGTCGTCTTCATCGGCATCCTGGCCGTGGCGCTCTGGTATGTATGGAAGAAAGGGGCCCTGAAGTGGCAGTAG
- a CDS encoding 4Fe-4S binding protein, with product MTYVICEPCIGTKDTACVDACPVDCIHPTKDEAEFEEAELLYIDPAECIDCGACVPACPVEAIFEESEVPEKWHEFTARNAEYYQK from the coding sequence ATGACGTATGTCATCTGCGAGCCGTGTATTGGGACCAAGGATACGGCCTGTGTCGATGCCTGTCCGGTTGACTGCATCCACCCGACCAAGGACGAGGCGGAGTTTGAAGAGGCCGAATTGCTCTACATCGATCCGGCGGAGTGCATCGACTGCGGGGCCTGTGTTCCTGCCTGCCCCGTCGAGGCGATCTTCGAGGAAAGCGAAGTCCCGGAGAAGTGGCACGAGTTCACGGCGCGGAACGCCGAGTATTATCAGAAATAG
- a CDS encoding 4Fe-4S binding protein, translated as MTYVITEPCTKDNECVEVCPVDCIHPTKDEAEYEAVETMYIDPAECIDCGACVPVCPVQAIFEESEVPEKWQDYTAKNAEFFQK; from the coding sequence ATGACGTATGTGATCACCGAACCGTGCACCAAGGACAACGAATGCGTGGAAGTCTGTCCCGTCGATTGCATTCATCCCACCAAGGATGAGGCAGAATACGAGGCCGTCGAAACGATGTACATCGATCCAGCCGAATGCATCGATTGCGGCGCCTGCGTCCCGGTCTGCCCCGTCCAAGCCATCTTTGAGGAAAGCGAAGTCCCGGAAAAGTGGCAGGACTACACCGCGAAGAACGCCGAGTTTTTCCAGAAGTAG
- a CDS encoding Rrf2 family transcriptional regulator translates to MFNLTKKVEYALIGLAHIAAQPPGAIITVREVAERYRIPGKLLAKVFHEMKSADLLRSHQGKNGGYSLAQSPTQISLATIIGVLEGHADFVICCDGGGYQCPQFVGCNIQSPLEQLNRQMRGFLGSVTLTDFISNRAQTPPSGN, encoded by the coding sequence ATGTTCAATCTGACCAAGAAAGTCGAGTATGCGCTCATCGGTTTGGCGCACATCGCGGCTCAGCCGCCGGGGGCGATCATTACGGTTCGTGAAGTCGCCGAGCGATATCGCATTCCGGGCAAACTCTTGGCCAAGGTGTTCCATGAGATGAAGTCCGCTGATCTCCTGCGATCGCACCAAGGGAAGAACGGCGGCTATTCTCTGGCGCAGAGTCCGACGCAGATCTCGTTGGCGACGATCATCGGCGTGCTGGAGGGGCATGCCGACTTCGTAATCTGTTGCGATGGTGGTGGATACCAGTGTCCTCAGTTTGTCGGCTGCAACATCCAAAGTCCGCTGGAACAGTTGAACCGGCAGATGCGTGGCTTCCTCGGGTCGGTAACCCTGACTGATTTTATCTCCAACAGAGCCCAAACGCCGCCGTCTGGGAATTGA